From one Rhineura floridana isolate rRhiFlo1 chromosome 4, rRhiFlo1.hap2, whole genome shotgun sequence genomic stretch:
- the LOC133383659 gene encoding zinc finger protein 318-like isoform X2, translating to MYRTSRGHSSVSSSNRSKESSSLGSRSSRSGGSGSTRGRSPCRSRSPSSRGRRYRSPSSSRSSRRSSSPRRNSRRYSPGRRSCSPGRRSRSPGRRSRSPGRRSRSPGRRSRSPGRRSRSPGRRSRSPGRRSRPPGRRSRSPGRRSRSPGRRSPSRHSESSVEQNLRITVGNDRYGIDTPERKRLSDRLGSPVYSLSDVDRDDLADGPIFSRGLSRPRSLERYPSCEEHTSSPFSMRHDEDYHSRDVFLHQSDYSVNYDYLQDLPKETDRDGILLRKSSYSSEDRGRDPKRPRYDRDDRLIDMSIEPQGFLPGTRNYRKRSPSRSPSPPYLDFRELDSARRKREEELSRNLNRELPGHGYMIPGMTNPLQSSEPRYLYRPDEAPAMPKKSILKKRVDDPSLQPEVFSSSSASVKEPPLSDHPPLQKRTNIAPFSSEVENFLKQFNKNAIAESASKESQGNVHDWKLHSGQQQNTSPFEQNFGSFLKQKDYYESTSEPEDRHNDFLLPHERASQDGSGFSRILGMMADSTSAQEKRRRSFPDIEDEEKFLYGDDEDNSTVNSPSSQKPTLSGSKQPEIVKESSLPPASPSVKPDTSEESRPEYEKIHDLLKTIGLDIGVAEIGKLAARTQERLHGKKPSRSPDRHLVASHKLESRERHHSRSDTHSPESRQNRSLSPSGSFPPSKEMSSVSNSEHTKSKIVGQDSSAVTPEQSAPSLSLMPSAPPLPNLSPTSTSVSQYRVSRFSPFTATQLPQNYPSPTMPPPGYDAYGHYMAYAASGWPMYAPPQQADPTLSDVHGLVTLTVPPNPTRPNLRVIETVSTGRGTPDIKRDESVLVQIPTATPYPKCVKERISDERNRASQKQKVIEEREKLRAEQAARQKKLHYLRTELDRLSKQQGEMLRKKRREKDGHKDPLLVEVNRLQENIVKEIAQLKINAEAAEKKQSELDKVAQILGINIFEKSRKQSSENKDTSEKNKSENAKGQEGASNSIKELKTTNDKPGCRSPKPTESSLQPSKQHSQEANIYDYYDTGNHWCKDCNTICGTMFDFFTHMHNKKHRQTLDPYNRPWASKTQTETKQELTKRIDRIPVPAKGSEFLMPVTGYYCQLCHEFFGDQISAEQHVKNNPHNEKYKKYVDENPLYEDRRNLDRQAGLSVIQETERRLKRKQCEKQKEERDEKTAKVARKEEPKSKEEPKNAKELGDGDNENETSKRKGVPNGQKYGIKLKLKKDDKEVEKKEGKKEESQKESRLSSFGKFSWRKTERDEKNQGKDTTVFKGESAEEGKDKESKSQSGKPNSKPIAIKLSGKTVIPHSNPWTPVVSTSSQAKIRPNLPAPMMVLRKSATATVSKPAPLNTFLSIKSSGAITKPLPVVKESNHELVLPPDIISKAFGGEVVVLKGSQENAKVQPEEREHESLSQAIEHAKALEHAKATVAKAQEQAVKTQEQANVVAKAQAKARELAAVIKEQVTRLGIFERPHRRRPLLPLPPGPPLSVALPVPPPVVFPPLPLMPPKQAAVLADDLAPGVSEDDKNILAMPMCPRPLPPPTIFGDHVKKLEKKNSCLAAGNAKDLYDIFYNRSGRSPADSKSVNSAISDKRKLNPVEREENTDLLAGSKPSSKSFTQDSLQNVHSSSYDSKIPLGDMTQETEDGKVEKILAAYEENFKMKASFEGESEKVSFSERQSTFTYREAKESDYTINASVSFQNEVEMGTPDLAEFSKKSPATQIFQGSPRSLDDLSRKPTNLETAEFKSPANKEVAMQLSEDHVALLEDVSKKPSELQTPELAIQLPENNASSLEELCKNPLVYEAAEFKSPDDKEVAMQLPEDHVALLEDVGKKPSELQTPELAIQLPENNASSLEELCKNPLVYEAAEFKSPEDKEVAMQLSEDHAALLEDVSKKPSELQTPELAIQLPENNASSLDELCKNPLVYEATEFKSPDGKELAVQLSEDHVALLEDVSKKPSELQTPELAIQLPENNASSLDELCKNPLVYEATEFKSPDGKELAVQLSEDHVALLEDISEKKSELVTTELAMQLPESSVPPLDGLSNKPADLKTTEIKSPVYKELTLKLSEDHVALLENINKASELEAAELPMQLPESNASPLEELCKNPSVCKVAEFKSFYDKKLAVQLSEEHVALLQDDSKKPSELETAELAMQLPETNVLPLEKLCNNPSMCETAEFRSPDDKDLAMQLSEDVTVKPSELETTELAIQLSESSVPSLDDLSNQPRDLEMAKFKFQDDKELGLQMSEDHEALSDVSKKPSKLETLELAMQLPESNASPLEELYRNPLACEITVFKSEALSKYVCNKPLELETAEFKYPDDKELVMQLPENETDFTEEPVLMRDVGMATGEDISENLQDQQKMDKSKLDEFNKDLEMKAYLASLSERDVGKEHLEFAGHQFAVNQEDESQLFEMQIETPKEEGPAITEDTQVADSSKLTISTWVSEVCVQSPLVWGPIVSSSDVKKENSQRAMIDRSSSKEQLLDLKWGTVGLDRLESAISDESPQTSEVHNVDSELKPLNKDESAAFYTNNEQELLFSSKPKDGKNSNVVDIPEAGEMSDECLANVTVASTAQRQYEKISQHPLSKDSQAEGDEALSGISSTNDTEPSDSVELMFIKNDTCRPSESGLDLKDSEERGSTETDTSNFSSVQPEMIHEPLDALPTEISVEHLGEEALTFTDMNTGVLNTSASGDLDLNTTYPELNFDQTTTLSLNLNVENERESPKSDEIKPKDPPGLKRGLELETMTFSLGDIEVGREHLGILPSEILNEDIGGSPKLETIASICLKSSKTSELGIGQPAVESEMMDFVVLTSGDQEDKLCSLVSDVIVPRVVSPASNGSTAGPSVPLLEMQDMPPISKVLQPDVRKGGTSDTPSLSYDEKNLQSQAAECKQSFLPALKKTSVEMGGSGDHELYIVKNDIQTSAGEVTKTEEVENNDRRCEVNSKLASEITESSAEHLLL from the exons ATGTACCGTACCAGTAGAGGCCACTCGAGCGTGTCCTCCTCCAACCGATCCAAAGAGAGCAGTAGCTTGGGTTCCCGCAGTTCTCGCTCCGGTGGCTCCGGTTCGACGCGAGGCCGTAGCCCGTGCCGCTCGCGCTCGCCCTCTTCTCGAGGCCGCCGCTACCGTTCGCCGTCCAGCAGCCGCTCTTCTCGCCGCTCGTCGTCCCCGCGCCGCAATAGTAGG AGATATTCCCCGGGCCGGCGCTCATGTTCCCCGGGCCGGCGCTCACGTTCCCCGGGCCGGCGCTCACGTTCCCCGGGCCGGCGCTCACGTTCCCCGGGCCGGCGCTCACGTTCCCCGGGCCGGCGCTCACGTTCCCCGGGCCGGCGCTCACGTTCCCCGGGCCGGCGCTCACGTCCCCCGGGCCGGCGCTCACGTTCCCCGGGCCGGCGCTCACGTTCCCCGGGCCGGCGCTCTCCAAGTCGACACTCTGAATCTTCAGTGGAACAGAACTTACGTATCACAGTTGGCAATGACCGTTATGGCATTGATACACCTGAGAGAAAGAGATTATCCGATAGACTAGGATCACCAGTTTATAGTCTAAGTGATGTGGACAG GGATGATTTGGCTGATGGTCCAATATTTAGCAGGGGCCTTTCACGTCCTCGAAGCCTTGAGCGATATCCCTCTTGTGAGGAACATACTTCTAGTCCTTTCAGTATGAGACATGATGAGGACTATCACAGTAGGGATGTTTTCCTCCACCAATCAGACTATAGCGTGAACTATGACTATCTACAGGATCTCCCAAAGGAAACTGATAGGGATGGTATACTACTTAGGAAGTCCTCATATTCATCAGAGGATAGAGGGCGAGATCCAAAACGTCCTCGATATGACAGAGATGACAGACTGATTGATATGAGCATAGAGCCTCAGGGTTTCTTGCCAGGAACACGAAACTACCGTAAACGAagtcctagtaggagcccaagtCCACCATACCTGGATTTCCGTGAGCTTGACAGTGCTaggagaaaaagagaagaggAGCTGAGCAGAAACTTGAATCGAGAACTGCCTGGCCATGGCTATATGATCCCTGGCATGACTAACCCACTGCAGTCTTCTGAACCTCGATACCTTTATAGACCGGATGAAGCACCAGCAATGCCCAAAAAGTCTATCTTGAAGAAACGTGTGGATGATCCTTCTCTGCAG cctGAAGTCTTTTCTAGCAGTTCTGCCTCTGTTAAAGAGCCTCCTCTTTCAGATCATCCTCCTTTACAGAAGCGTACCAACATTGCTCCTTTTTCATCTGAGGTAGAGAATTTCCTCAAACAgttcaataaaaatgcaattgcaGAATCTGCAAGTAAGGAGTCTCAAGGCAATGTGCATGATTGGAAACTACATTCAGGCCAACAACAAAACACTTCCCCTTTTGAGCAGAATTTTGGgagttttttaaaacagaaagacTATTATGAGTCCACATCAGAGCCTGAAGACCGACATAATGACTTCTTGCTTCCCCATGAAAGAGCCAGCCAGGATGGGAGTGGCTTTTCACGCATTCTGGGTATGATGGCAGATTCAACCAGTGCTCAAGAAAAGCGAAGGCGCAGTTTCCCTGACATTGAGGATGAAGAAAAGTTTCTTTATGGTGATGATGAGGATAACTCTACTGTTAATTCCCCCTCTTCTCAAAAGCCAACACTGAGTGGTAGTAAACAACCTGAAATTGTGAAAGAAAGTTCTCTACCTCCTGCTAGTCCATCTGTAAAACCAGACACTTCAGAAGAGTCCAGACCAGAGTATGAGAAAATTCATGACTTGCTCAAAACTATTGGTCTTGACATTGGAGTGGCTGAAATTGGTAAGCTTGCTGCCCGCACTCAGGAACGACTCCATGGGAAAAAACCATCTCGTTCTCCTGATCGTCATTTGGTGGCTTCTCATAAACTGGAATCTAGAGAAAGGCATCACAGTCGAAGTGACACTCATTCTCCAGAATCAAGGCAGAATCGCTCTCTCTCACCCTCTGGTTCTTTCCCACCATCTAAAGAGATGTCTTCTGTTTCAAATTCTGAGCACACTAAAAGCAAAATTGTAGGACAAGACAGTTCTGCTGTCACACCAGAGCAATCTGCTCCTTCACTATCTTTAATGCCATCAGCTCCACCTCTTCCTAATTTGTCTCCTACTTCCACCTCAGTTTCCCAGTACAGAGTTTCTCGCTTTTCACCATTCACTGCAACTCAGCTGCCACAGAACTATCCATCTCCCACAATGCCCCCTCCTGGCTATGATGCATATGGACACTATATGGCATATGCAGCTTCTGGCTGGCCCATGTATGCTCCTCCCCAGCAAGCTGACCCCACACTTTCAGATGTACATGGGCTTGTCACACTGACAGTGCCGCCAAATCCTACACGACCCAATCTCCGAGTTATTGAGACAGTTTCCACGGGTAGAGGGACTCCTGATATAAAGAGAGATGAATCTGTGCTTGTGCAAATCCCTACTGCTACACCTTACCCAAAATGTGTTAAGGAAAGAATATCTGATGAAAGAAATCGGGCTTCTCAGAAGCAAAAG GTAATAGAGGAAAGAGAGAAGTTGAGGGCTGAACAGGCAGCACGACAGAAGAAACTGCACTATCTCAGGACTGAGTTAGATAGACTTTCAAAACAGCAAG GAGAGATGCTGCGGAAGAAGCGTAGGGAGAAGGATGGGCACAAAGACCCCTTGCTAGTGGAAGTGAACCGACTGCAAGAGAACATTGTGAAGGAAATTGCTCAACTGAAGATAAATGCTGAAGCTGCAGAGAAGAAACAATCTGAGCTTGACAAGGTAGCTCAGATCCTAGGGATTAACATATTTGAGAAATCACGGAAACAATCTTCAGAAAATAAAGACACCTCAGAAAAAAACAAGTCAGAAAATGCAAAAGGTCAGGAGGGAGCTTCCAACTCAATCAAG GAATTGAAAACTACTAATGACAAGCCTGGATGTAGGAGCCCCAAGCCTACAGAATCATCTTTACAGCCATCCAAACAGCATTCTCAGGAGGCCAATATTTATGACTATTATGACACAGGGAACCATTGGTGCAAAGACTGCAATACCATTTGTGGGACCATGTTTGATTTCTTCACACATATGCATAATAAGAAGCACAGACAG ACCTTGGATCCATACAACAGACCTTGGGCATCAAAGACTCAGACTGAAACAAAGCAAGAGCTCACAAAACGCATTGACAGAATACCAGTGCCTGCCAAAG GGTCTGAATTTCTAATGCCAGTCACTGGATATTACTGCCAGCTCTGCCATGAATTTTTTGGAGACCAGATATCAGCAGAACAACATGTGAAGAATAATCCACATAATGAAAAATATAAG AAATATGTGGATGAAAATCCCCTCTATGAAGATAGAAGGAACCTCGACCGTCAGGCAGGATTGTCTGTGATTCAAGAAACAGAACGCAGGCTGAAACGAAAGCAGTGTGAAAAGCAAAAAGAGGAGAGAGATGAAAAAACAGCAAAAGTGGCAAGGAAAGAAGAGCCTAAAAGTAAAGAGGAGCCAAAGAATGCCAAAGAACTAGGAGATGGAGATAATGAAAATGAAACTAGTAAAAGGAAAGGCGTTCCGAATGGCCAAAAATATGGGATTAAACTTAAATTGAAAAAAGATGACAAAGAGGTTGAAAAGAAGGAAGGGAAAAAAGAGGAATCCCAAAAGGAGTCAAGACTGTCATCTTTTGGAAAGTTCAGCTGGAGGAAGACGGAGAGAGATGAAAAAAATCAAGGGAAAGATACAACCGTCTTTAAGGGGgagagtgctgaagaaggcaAAGATAAAGAAAGCAAGTCGCAGTCTGGAAAACCAAATTCAAAGCCCATTGCAATTAAGTTGTCTGGGAAAACTGTAATTCCACATTCTAACCCCTGGACACCAGTTGTTTCAACATCATCACAAGCAAAAATAAGGCCCAACTTACCAGCTCCAATGATGGTTCTCAGGAAGTCTGCAACTGCAACAGTAAGCAAGCCTGCACCTTTAAATACTTTCTTGTCTATAAAATCCTCTGGAGCCATCACCAAGCCACTTCCTGTTGTAAAAGAGAGTAATCACGAACTTGTTCTACCTCCAGATATTATTTCAAAAGCTTTTGGGGGAGAAGTAGTAGTTTTAAAGGGCTCACAGGAGAATGCAAAGGTGCAACCAGAAGAACGTGAACATGAAAGTCTGTCACAGGCCATAGAACATGCAAAAGCTCTGGAACATGCAAAGGCAACTGTAGCAAAGGCTCAGGAGCAAGCTGTAAAGACACAGGAGCAAGCAAATGTTGTGGCAAAAGCACAAGCAAAAGCACGGGAACTTGCAGCTGTGATAAAGGAGCAAGTTACAAGATTGGGAATTTTTGAGAGACCTCATCGGCGGCGTCCTCTGCTTCCACTGCCACCAGGACCACCACTGTCAGTAGCACTACCAGTACCACCACCAGTGGTATTTCCACCTCTACCCCTGATGCCACCAAAACAAGCAGCCGTCCTGGCAGATGACTTGGCTCCTGGTGTGTCTGAGGATGATAAAAACATACTGGCAATGCCCATGTGTCCCCGTCCTTTACCACCTCCAACTATTTTTGGAGACCATGTAAAAAAACTAGAGAAAAAGAATTCCTGTCTGGCTGCAGGTAATGCTAAAGATCTATATGACATCTTCTACAACCGCAGTGGAAGGAGTCCAGCTGATAGCAAATCTGTGAATTCTGCAATTTCAGATAAAAGAAAATTAAATCCTGTTGAGAGAGAGGAAAACACAGACCTGCTGGCAGGTTCCAAACCAAGCAGCAAGTCTTTTACACAAGATTCTCTACAGAATGTACACAGTTCTTCATATGATAGCAAAATCCCCTTAGGTGATATGACTCAGGAAACAGAGGATGGTAAAGTTGAGAAAATTTTGGCAGCCTATGAAGAAaactttaaaatgaaagctagttTTGAGGGAGAATCAGAGAAGGTCTCTTTTTCAGAGAGACAGTCTACATTCACATATAGAGAAGCAAAAGAATCTGATTATACAATAAATGCCTCTGTTTCCTTTCAGAATGAGGTAGAAATGGGAACTCCTGATCTAGCTGAATTTAGCAAGAAATCACCAGCCACACAGATATTTCAAGGGAGCCCTCGTTCTTTGGATGACCTCAGCAGGAAACCCACAAACCTTGAGACAGCAGAGTTTAAATCTCCTGCTAATAAAGAAGTAGCAATGCAGTTATCAGAAGATCATGTTGCCCTTTTAGAAGATGTTAGCAAGAAACCATCTGAACTTCAGACACCAGAATTAGCCATTCAATTGCCTGAAAACAATGCTTCTTCTTTGGAGGAACTTTGCAAGAATCCCTTGGTGTATGAAGCAGCAGAgtttaaatctcctgatgataaaGAAGTAGCAATGCAGTTACCAGAAGACCATGTTGCCCTTTTAGAAGATGTTGGCAAGAAACCATCTGAACTTCAGACACCAGAATTAGCCATTCAATTGCCTGAAAACAATGCTTCTTCTTTGGAGGAACTTTGCAAGAATCCCTTGGTGTATGAAGCAGCAGAGTTTAAATCGCCTGAAGATAAAGAAGTAGCAATGCAGTTGTCAGAAGACCATGCTGCTCTTTTAGAAGATGTTAGCAAGAAACCATCTGAACTTCAGACACCAGAATTAGCCATTCAATTGCCTGAAAACAATGCTTCTTCTTTGGATGAACTTTGCAAGAATCCACTGGTGTATGAGGCAACAGAGTTTAAATCTCCTGATGGTAAAGAATTAGCAGTGCAGTTGTCAGAAGACCATGTTGCTCTTTTAGAAGATGTTAGCAAGAAACCATCTGAACTTCAGACACCAGAATTAGCCATTCAATTGCCTGAAAACAATGCTTCTTCTTTGGATGAACTTTGCAAGAATCCACTGGTGTATGAGGCAACAGAGTTTAAATCTCCTGATGGTAAAGAATTAGCAGTGCAGTTGTCAGAAGACCATGTTGCTCTTTTAGAAGATATTAGTGAGAAGAAATCAGAGCTGGTGACAACAGAATTAGCCATGCAGTTGCCAGAAAGCAGTGTTCCTCCTTTGGATGGCCTCAGCAACAAACCTGCAGACCTTAAAACAACAGAGATTAAATCTCCAGTTTATAAAGAATTGACACTGAAATTGTCAGAAGACCATGTTGCTCTTTTAGAAAATATTAACAAAGCATCTGAGCTTGAGGCAGCAGAATTACCCATGCAGTTGCCTGAAAGCAACGCTTCTCCTTTGGAAGAACTTTGCAAAAATCCATCGGTGTGTAAGGTAGCAGAGTTTAAATCTTTTTATGATAAAAAATTAGCAGTGCAGTTGTCAGAGGAACATGTTGCTCTTTTACAAGATGATAGCAAAAAGCCATCAGAGCTGGAGACAGCAGAATTAGCTATGCAGTTGCCAGAAACCAATGTTCTTCCTTTGGAAAAACTTTGCAATAATCCATCAATGTGCGAGACAGCAGAGTTTAGATCTCCTGATGATAAAGACTTAGCAATGCAGTTGTCAGAAGATGTTACCGTGAAGCCATCGGAGCTGGAGACAACAGAATTAGCCATTCAGTTGTCAGAAAGCAGCGTTCCCTCTCTGGATGACCTCAGCAACCAACCAAGAGACCTTGAGATGGCAAAGTTTAAATTTCAAGATGACAAAGAATTAGGGTTACAAATGTCAGAAGACCATGAGGCTCTTTCAGATGTTAGCAAGAAACCATCTAAACTTGAGACACTAGAATTAGCCATGCAGTTACCAGAAAGCAATGCATCTCCTTTAGAAGAACTTTACAGGAATCCATTGGCGTGTGAGATAACAGTGTTTAAATCTGAGGCTCTTTCAAAATATGTTTGTAATAAGCCTTTGGAGCTTGAGACAGCAGAGTTTAAATATCCTGATGATAAAGAGCTAGTAATGCAATTGCCAGAAAATGAGACTGACTTTACTGAGGAACCTGTACTAATGAGAGATGTTGGTATGGCAACTGGTGAAGACATCAGTGAGAATTTACAAGACCAACAGAAAATGGATAAATCCAAATTAGACGAGTTTAATAAAGATTTGGAGATGAAAGCATATTTGGCAAGTTTAAGTGAAAGAGATGTAGGAAAAGAACATTTAGAATTTGCAGGACATCAGTTTGCTGTTAATCAGGAAGATGAGTCTCAGTtgtttgaaatgcaaattgaaaccCCTAAGGAAGAAGGGCCTGCTATAACAGAAGATACGCAAGTTGCTGACAGCTCCAAACTGACAATTTCTACTTGGGTTTCAGAGGTGTGTGTTCAGAGTCCACTGGTTTGGGGGCCAATAGTCTCATCTTCAGATGTGAAGAAGGAAAATTCTCAAAGAGCAATGATAGATCGGAGTTCTTCTAAAGAACAATTGTTGGATCTAAAATGGGGCACTGTGGGACTTGATAGGCTTGAGTCAGCAATCAGTGATGAAAGTCCTCAGACTTCAGAGGTGCATAATGTAGATTCAGAACTGAAGCCTTTGAATAAAGACGAATCGGCTGCTTTCTATACAAATAATGAACAAGAATTATTGTTTAGTTCTAAACCAAAGGATGGTAAGAATAGCAATGTAGTTGATATTCCAGAAGCAGGAGAGATGTCAGATGAATGCCTTGCTAATGTAACAGTTGCAAGCACTGCACAAAGGCAGTATGAAAAAATAAGTCAGCATCCATTAAGCAAGGATTCCCAAGCTGAGGGAGATGAAGCTCTGAGCGGTATTTCTTCTACAAATGATACTGAACCTAGTGACAGTGTAGAATTAATGTTTATAAAAAATGACACATGCAGGCCTTCTGAATCTGGTCTGGACTTAAAGGACAGTGAAGAGAGAGGTTCTACAGAAACAGACACCTCTAACTTTTCCAGTGTTCAGCCAGAGATGATTCATGAACCATTAGATGCTCTTCCAACAGAAATCAGTGTTGAGCATCTTGGAGAGGAAGCCCTTACCTTCACAGACATGAACACCGGGGTCTTGAATACCTCAGCATCTGGTGACTTGGACTTAAACACAACTTACCCAGAACTTAACTTTGATCAGACTACAACCCTTTCTCTGAATTTAAATGTAGAAAATGAGAGAGAGTCTCCAAAGTCTGATGAAATAAAGCCTAAGGATCCTCCTGGATTGAAACGGGGCCTAGAATTAGAAACCATGACTTTTAGTCTAGGGGATATTGAAGTGGGACGTGAACATCTGGGCATCCTACCATCTGAAATTCTAAATGAGGATATTGGAGGGAGCCCAAAGCTAGAAACTATTGCATCCATTTGTTTAAAGTCCAGCAAAACTAGTGAATTGGGCATTGGGCAACCTGCAGTTGAATCAGAAATGATGGATTTTGTTGTGTTAACATCTGGTGATCAAGAAGATAAACTTTGCTCCTTAGTTTCTGACGTAATTGTCCCACGTGTAGTATCTCCAGCATCAAACGGTAGCACTGCAGGACCAAGCGTGCCACTCCTTGAAATGCAGGACATGCCTCCAATTTCCAAAGTCTTGCAACCAGATGTTCGCAAAGGTGGCACATCTGATACGCCATCATTGAGTTATGATGAAAAAAATTTACAGAGCCAAGCAGCTGAATGCAAGCAATCCTTCCTTCCAGCACTAAAGAAAACATCTGTAGAAATGGGGGGCTCAGGCGACCATGAATTGTACATTGTCAAAAATGATATCCAGACATCTGCAGGGGAGGTAACCAAGACAGAGGAAGTGGAAAATAACGATAGGAGATGTGAGGTTAACAGTAAGTTGGCTTCAGAAATAACTGAAAGCTCTGCAGAGCACCTG CTTTTGTAA